Genomic window (Stigmatella erecta):
GCAACGGCGGCCTCTTCTTCACCGCGGATGACGGGGTGCATGGGCGCGAGCTGTGGAAGAGCGAGGGCTTCGGCAGCGCCAGCGGCCCCGCCGCCATGCTGGTGAAGGACCTGCGGCCCGGCACCGCCACCTCCAATCCCCGCCGCCTCACCGTCGTGGGCCACCAGCTCTTCTTCACCGCGGACGATGGGGTGCATGGGCGCGAGCTGTGGGTCAGCGATGGTTCCTCCGGGGGCACCCGGATGGTGAAGGACATCTGGCCGGGCGCCTATGGTGGCTCGCCCGACCAGATGCTGGCCTTTGGCCCGGTGCTCTACTTCGCCGCGAACGATGGGCAGCACGGCATCGAGCTGTGGCGCAGCGACGGCACGGAGGCGGGCACCGTCCTGGTGAGCGACATCTATCCCGGGGACGACATCTACTCGCCCGGGGTGCCGGGCAGCTCCAGCCCCCGCCGGCTCACCCGGGTGGGCAACTCGCTCTTCTTCGTGGCCAACATCGAGGCCGAGGTGTTCATCTGGCGCAGCCTGGGCGTGTCCGCCACCACCGCCATCTTCTCCGGCCCCGAGGACAACTTCCTGTCCGCCTTCACCGCGGTGGACTCGCGGCTGTTCTTCCTGCACGACAATGACGAGGGCGAGGCCAGCCTCTGGTGGTCCGATGGCGCCTACGCCGAGCCGCTGCGCTTCTTCCCGGGCCTGTACCCGCATGACCTCACGGTGCTCGGGGGCAAGCTCTACTTCAGCGCCGGGGGCGGCGAGCCCCAGTTCTGGGGAGAGCCCGAGGGCGAGGAGCTGTGGGTGAGCGATGGCACCTCCCCGGGCACCGTCCGGGTGAAGGACATCTGGCCGGGCGTGGACAGCTCGGCGCCCAGCTTCATCCAGGCGATGAACGGGAGGCTCTTCTTCGCCGCGAGCGACGCGCAGCACG
Coding sequences:
- a CDS encoding ELWxxDGT repeat protein, with translation MVMPRFPLLLLLCATSCLSSQAEELGQEEFPEQEAVVPPTGGKPCVSTPALLADLLPGAKGSLPRELVAGNGGLFFTADDGVHGRELWKSEGFGSASGPAAMLVKDLRPGTATSNPRRLTVVGHQLFFTADDGVHGRELWVSDGSSGGTRMVKDIWPGAYGGSPDQMLAFGPVLYFAANDGQHGIELWRSDGTEAGTVLVSDIYPGDDIYSPGVPGSSSPRRLTRVGNSLFFVANIEAEVFIWRSLGVSATTAIFSGPEDNFLSAFTAVDSRLFFLHDNDEGEASLWWSDGAYAEPLRFFPGLYPHDLTVLGGKLYFSAGGGEPQFWGEPEGEELWVSDGTSPGTVRVKDIWPGVDSSAPSFIQAMNGRLFFAASDAQHGRELWVSDGLAKGTTLLKDLAPGAGSSTPENLTATAGLLFFSADTAGRGREPWVSNGLEVGTVPLGDIAPGGEASHPEGFVRLGWEVFFTATEPAHGTELWGVKLRAGASCDAPEE